Proteins from one Candidatus Stygibacter australis genomic window:
- a CDS encoding amidohydrolase family protein: protein MKVFYNGKIITMNKELATAAAMAVDKGKIVELFDAKPDMAAEYIDLQGKWVLPGFIDTHTHSISGGLYSMGVNLEHCEDLTELFERLSDGKLMGETLIAWHLDETELKEQRFPTATELDKLFPDKAVLIRRVDGHSCVINTYAARQITAIQPLKSDFNGTFRKRENDLITNWFHSSLDEEHILRSYDNAARHAIKYGHTTIHTMVGDGYNSLEHYSFLQANMDRFPIEFIPYAQCFNIDAALEAGAARLGGCILADGSFGSHTAGLFEPYTDQPENYGMLYHDDTHWEKIISRAHANDLQVAVHCIGDRAISQILKCYEKVQQENPKDL from the coding sequence ATGAAAGTATTCTATAATGGTAAAATAATCACGATGAATAAGGAATTGGCAACTGCTGCAGCTATGGCAGTAGATAAAGGAAAGATAGTAGAGCTCTTTGATGCAAAACCAGATATGGCAGCAGAATATATTGATCTGCAGGGAAAGTGGGTACTTCCAGGATTTATTGATACTCACACGCATAGTATTTCTGGTGGGTTATACAGTATGGGAGTGAATCTGGAGCATTGTGAGGATCTAACTGAGCTTTTTGAAAGGCTTTCAGATGGTAAACTGATGGGTGAAACGCTCATTGCCTGGCATCTGGATGAGACGGAACTAAAAGAGCAGCGATTTCCCACAGCAACAGAGCTTGATAAGCTTTTCCCAGATAAAGCAGTACTTATCAGGCGGGTTGATGGACATTCCTGCGTCATCAATACATATGCTGCGCGTCAGATAACAGCAATTCAGCCATTAAAATCTGATTTTAATGGTACTTTCCGTAAACGCGAAAATGATCTGATAACTAACTGGTTTCATAGCAGCCTTGATGAAGAGCATATCCTTAGATCTTATGATAATGCTGCCCGTCATGCCATAAAATATGGTCATACTACTATTCATACAATGGTAGGAGATGGTTATAACAGTCTTGAGCATTATTCTTTTCTGCAGGCAAATATGGATAGATTCCCGATAGAATTCATTCCTTATGCCCAATGTTTTAATATAGATGCAGCCCTGGAAGCTGGAGCAGCAAGACTTGGTGGCTGCATCCTGGCAGATGGGTCTTTTGGATCACACACAGCAGGATTATTTGAACCTTATACTGACCAGCCGGAAAATTATGGGATGCTCTATCATGATGACACTCACTGGGAAAAGATAATCAGCCGTGCTCATGCTAATGATCTTCAGGTTGCTGTTCATTGTATTGGAGATAGAGCGATCAGCCAGATATTAAAATGTTATGAAAAGGTACAGCAGGAAAACCCAAAAGATCTC
- a CDS encoding nucleoside triphosphate pyrophosphatase, protein MLHQILANKRIVLASASPRRKVIFEMLKINALVFPAMVEEDSECISPHHLVMEHAGKKAEFVAAKMPADTIVVGADTIVYLDNIVLGKPADKYEAYEHLSRLSGNKHNVYTGIAVCYKNTTMTGYARSLVEFNLLTREEIEEYIKTGEPMDKAGAYGIQGYGSQFIKKITGCYFNVMGFPVSTFYKLIKELIIT, encoded by the coding sequence ATGTTACATCAAATACTTGCTAATAAACGTATTGTACTGGCATCAGCATCGCCTCGACGCAAGGTGATCTTTGAGATGCTAAAGATAAATGCCCTGGTGTTTCCTGCCATGGTGGAAGAAGATTCTGAGTGCATAAGTCCGCATCATCTGGTGATGGAACATGCAGGGAAAAAGGCAGAATTCGTGGCAGCTAAGATGCCAGCAGATACAATAGTCGTGGGAGCAGATACCATCGTGTATCTGGATAATATAGTGCTGGGGAAACCAGCAGACAAATATGAAGCCTATGAGCATTTAAGCAGACTTTCAGGAAACAAGCATAATGTATATACCGGGATTGCTGTATGTTATAAAAATACTACTATGACTGGTTATGCAAGATCACTGGTGGAATTTAATCTACTTACCAGAGAAGAGATCGAGGAATATATCAAGACTGGTGAACCTATGGATAAAGCTGGAGCTTATGGCATTCAGGGCTACGGTTCACAGTTCATCAAGAAAATTACCGGTTGTTATTTTAATGTAATGGGTTTTCCTGTTTCCACATTTTATAAATTGATAAAAGAACTGATTATAACCTGA
- a CDS encoding nitronate monooxygenase encodes MEAGKVFRIGGLEINLPIVQGGMGVGISLSRLASAVANEGGIGVISSVGLGMLDQYGGKGGSLANIEGLRTEIQKAKELTAGVIGVNIMAALSDFGKMLKTALQEQADIIFVGAGLMLKIPEEIDFALIQKAKSKIAPIVSSGRAANIIFNYWDKHYDRVPDAIVVEGPLAGGHLGFKQDTLDNPANLLENILASVKKVISDFETKYKKKIPIIAGGGIHDGNDIAHILESGADAAQMGTRFVATEECDASPQFKQTYIDSRPEDIVIIKSPVGLPGRAINCDYLKEVAEGQRKPINCRWKCLHGCDYHNAPYCIARALTNAQQGHLEEGFAFCGANAHRITGLMKVKELVYGLKIELEAALEKILAGEK; translated from the coding sequence ATGGAAGCAGGAAAAGTTTTCAGAATCGGCGGATTAGAGATAAATCTTCCTATTGTACAGGGAGGAATGGGGGTGGGTATATCACTCTCGAGATTAGCAAGTGCTGTAGCAAATGAGGGTGGAATTGGCGTGATATCCTCAGTGGGTCTTGGTATGCTTGACCAATATGGTGGAAAAGGCGGTAGCCTGGCAAATATAGAAGGATTGCGTACGGAAATACAAAAAGCGAAGGAATTAACAGCTGGAGTGATCGGAGTAAATATCATGGCAGCTTTAAGTGATTTTGGCAAGATGCTGAAGACAGCTCTTCAGGAGCAGGCAGACATAATTTTTGTGGGAGCCGGACTGATGCTGAAAATACCTGAAGAGATAGATTTTGCCTTAATCCAGAAAGCAAAAAGTAAAATAGCCCCCATTGTATCATCTGGCAGAGCAGCGAACATTATTTTTAATTACTGGGACAAGCACTATGATCGCGTTCCCGATGCAATAGTGGTGGAAGGACCTTTAGCAGGTGGTCATCTTGGTTTTAAGCAGGATACTCTTGATAATCCTGCTAATCTATTAGAGAATATATTAGCCAGCGTGAAAAAGGTGATCAGTGATTTTGAGACTAAATATAAGAAAAAAATTCCGATCATAGCAGGTGGTGGGATCCATGACGGCAATGATATAGCACACATTCTTGAAAGTGGAGCAGATGCTGCGCAGATGGGGACACGTTTTGTGGCAACTGAAGAATGTGATGCTTCACCGCAATTTAAGCAGACATATATAGATTCGCGACCAGAAGACATCGTTATCATCAAGAGTCCGGTAGGCTTACCGGGTAGAGCGATCAACTGCGATTATTTGAAGGAAGTGGCTGAAGGACAGCGGAAACCGATCAATTGCCGCTGGAAATGTCTTCATGGTTGTGATTATCATAATGCGCCGTATTGCATTGCCCGTGCTCTTACTAACGCCCAGCAGGGACATCTGGAAGAAGGTTTTGCTTTTTGTGGAGCAAATGCCCACAGGATAACAGGACTGATGAAGGTGAAAGAGCTGGTGTATGGTTTGAAGATAGAACTTGAGGCAGCTTTGGAGAAGATACTGGCAGGAGAGAAATAG
- a CDS encoding TetR/AcrR family transcriptional regulator: MDDQREKILLAARKLIQYFGIKKTSIADIAKEAGMSQSNLYYYFKNKEAIYTEVIYRESVRLQKKISRKVEQENDVSAKLTSYLRSRFEHFNELQNKYELLFKEYYSQADGIKKVRDSFYQFESETVGKILSEIPNLQIVLQSAMQTLIMGYELRLFMGEDKEELLLEIEKEIGILVEILSLRAE; encoded by the coding sequence ATGGATGATCAGCGAGAGAAAATTCTCTTAGCAGCGCGGAAATTGATCCAGTATTTCGGGATCAAGAAAACCAGTATTGCTGATATTGCCAAAGAAGCTGGGATGTCACAGTCAAATCTTTATTATTATTTTAAGAATAAAGAAGCGATCTATACAGAGGTGATCTATCGAGAGAGTGTGCGTCTTCAGAAGAAGATCAGCAGGAAAGTGGAGCAGGAAAACGATGTATCTGCAAAACTGACCAGCTATCTGCGCAGCCGGTTTGAACATTTTAATGAGTTACAGAATAAATATGAACTGTTATTTAAGGAATACTATAGTCAGGCAGACGGTATCAAGAAAGTCCGTGATAGTTTTTATCAATTTGAGTCTGAGACTGTAGGCAAGATATTATCGGAGATACCAAACCTGCAGATTGTGCTGCAATCAGCAATGCAAACTTTGATCATGGGTTATGAACTTCGTTTATTTATGGGTGAAGACAAAGAAGAATTACTTTTGGAAATAGAAAAAGAAATTGGGATACTAGTAGAAATTTTAAGCCTACGGGCAGAATAG